One segment of Parvularcula sp. IMCC14364 DNA contains the following:
- a CDS encoding YeaH/YhbH family protein: protein MSHFIDRRLNPKGKSLGNRQRFLKRAKHQIKDAVNKSLRERSVKDLEKSGKISIPSKSTAEPRFRIDPASGTRGHVHPGNKEFAKGDRLKKPPSGKGGSGKDASDSGDGEDSFQFTLTRDEFLDIFFEDLELPNLVKTSLKEIKNYTMRRAGMTSVGSPTNLNLLRTMRNAHGRRLALGRPSTKEINELKERLFALERISQPAENEIAEKKTILAKLEEMEARRRWAPYIDPLDVRYNAFAPEPVATTAAVMFCLMDVSGSMGEREKDLAKRFYMLLYLFLQRRYEKIDVVFIRHTHHAEEVDEETFFYSRQSGGTIVSTAIEEMQRIQDERYPTDQWNIYVAQASDGYTQSGDAQRCVQLLTDELLPVIQYYAYIEILDEREMGVFSDPDAGAELWRAYRSLKQGNFAQTRIARPQDIYPVFRELFSRDRKEKAA, encoded by the coding sequence ATGTCCCATTTTATCGACAGAAGATTGAACCCAAAGGGCAAATCCCTCGGCAATCGCCAACGTTTTTTGAAGCGTGCAAAGCATCAGATCAAGGACGCAGTCAACAAGTCACTGCGGGAACGGTCTGTGAAGGATCTGGAAAAATCCGGCAAGATCTCCATTCCGTCTAAATCTACTGCTGAGCCACGGTTCAGAATTGACCCGGCGTCCGGCACGCGCGGCCATGTGCATCCTGGCAACAAGGAGTTTGCCAAAGGCGACCGACTGAAAAAACCGCCTAGTGGCAAAGGCGGCAGCGGTAAAGATGCCTCGGATTCCGGTGATGGAGAAGACAGTTTTCAGTTCACGCTCACACGTGATGAATTTCTGGATATTTTCTTTGAAGACCTGGAGCTCCCCAATCTGGTTAAAACTTCTCTTAAGGAAATCAAGAATTACACAATGCGGCGCGCCGGCATGACATCAGTCGGCTCACCGACCAATCTCAATCTCCTGAGGACCATGCGCAATGCTCATGGGCGTCGGTTGGCTCTTGGCCGCCCGTCTACGAAGGAAATCAACGAACTGAAAGAGCGGCTTTTTGCGCTGGAACGCATCTCACAACCCGCCGAAAACGAGATTGCCGAGAAGAAAACCATTCTTGCCAAACTGGAAGAAATGGAAGCCCGCCGGCGCTGGGCCCCGTACATTGACCCGCTTGATGTACGCTATAACGCCTTCGCGCCGGAACCTGTTGCAACGACCGCCGCAGTAATGTTCTGCCTCATGGACGTGTCGGGTTCCATGGGCGAGCGTGAAAAAGACCTCGCCAAGCGCTTCTACATGTTGCTCTATCTTTTTTTGCAGCGCCGCTACGAAAAAATAGATGTTGTGTTTATTCGGCACACGCACCATGCGGAAGAAGTAGACGAAGAAACTTTTTTTTATTCCCGGCAATCCGGCGGCACTATTGTCTCTACAGCGATTGAGGAGATGCAGCGCATTCAGGACGAACGCTACCCCACAGATCAATGGAACATCTATGTAGCGCAGGCCTCAGATGGATACACCCAAAGCGGCGATGCCCAGAGATGTGTCCAGTTGCTGACCGATGAACTTTTGCCCGTTATTCAGTATTACGCTTATATTGAAATTCTGGATGAACGCGAAATGGGTGTTTTCTCTGACCCTGATGCAGGCGCCGAACTCTGGCGCGCTTATCGCTCATTAAAACAGGGGAATTTTGCCCAAACCCGCATCGCCCGACCGCAGGATATTTATCCCGTTTTCCGCGAATTATTTTCCAGGGATCGCAAGGAGAAAGCGGCGTGA
- a CDS encoding histidine phosphatase family protein, which produces MIEPINHPFTVYYCRHGQTDWNKEDRLQGHADIPLNEHGRKQARAYGRAMARMGINWDEMSFYVSPLNRAVETLELLLEQTDVSGADIVRDERLIELDLGDWNGRTIREIEQLYPAEWAARKASPWLAPVPGGESYGEAEPRLRAFAQSLKGPSLIVGHGGTGRVFRGLLTNGDPAQFLKTGTRQDRIYVLEKGREDARPSLF; this is translated from the coding sequence ATGATTGAACCAATAAACCATCCGTTTACGGTATATTATTGCCGACATGGCCAGACCGACTGGAACAAGGAAGACCGCCTCCAGGGCCATGCGGATATTCCGTTGAATGAGCATGGCCGCAAACAGGCCCGCGCCTATGGCCGGGCGATGGCGCGTATGGGTATTAACTGGGATGAAATGTCATTTTATGTCAGCCCTCTCAACCGCGCTGTCGAAACACTGGAACTGTTGCTGGAACAGACAGATGTATCTGGGGCGGATATTGTCCGGGACGAAAGGCTAATCGAACTTGACCTGGGCGACTGGAACGGCAGAACAATCCGCGAAATTGAACAACTATATCCGGCGGAATGGGCAGCCCGAAAAGCCTCGCCCTGGCTAGCCCCTGTGCCGGGCGGTGAAAGCTATGGTGAAGCGGAGCCACGCCTGCGGGCATTTGCCCAGAGTCTCAAAGGCCCTTCCCTGATTGTCGGTCATGGCGGCACCGGGCGGGTTTTTCGCGGCTTGTTGACAAACGGTGACCCGGCGCAATTTCTCAAAACAGGTACGCGCCAGGACAGGATTTATGTTCTGGAAAAAGGGCGAGAAGATGCTCGCCCTTCCCTCTTCTGA
- a CDS encoding lysine--tRNA ligase — MTETNWTKEHIENAKAWPFQEARALAKRLQGTAEDKPIVFETGYGPSGLPHIGTFGEVARTTMVRRAFETLTGRPTRLISFSDDMDGLRKVPDNVPNREKLEQYLQMPLTRVPDPFGSNYSFAETNNQKLRAFLDQFGFDYEFISATDAYSSGQFDDMLLRMLEKYDDVMDIILPTIGEERRQTYSPFLPISPTTGKVLYVPMLERNVSAGTVVFEDENGEKVETKVTGGAVKLQWKADWAGRWFALGVDYEMAGEDLTESVKLSGRIVKALGGRPPAGFNYQLFLDENGQKISKSKGNGLTIEEWLHYASPDSLSLYMFQAPKKAKKLYFDIIPKTVDEYWSFLERYNPDEPAKAVDNPVWHLHGGNPPQILPPVSFSLLLNIVNASGTSDPEILRGFVEKYRPNASPEEMAALEPLLGYAVNYFEDFVKPKKKFRSPTDQERAALEMLAEALEKAPEGADEDLYQTAVFDAGKAQNYENIRQWFTGLYEVAFGQSEGPRMGPFIKIFGASETARMLRAALAR; from the coding sequence TGTTTTCGAAACCGGGTATGGTCCGTCCGGGCTGCCCCATATCGGCACTTTTGGCGAAGTCGCCCGCACAACCATGGTCCGCCGGGCCTTCGAGACACTCACAGGCAGGCCAACACGCCTGATCAGTTTTTCAGATGACATGGACGGCCTGCGCAAAGTACCGGACAATGTCCCCAACCGGGAGAAACTGGAACAGTATCTCCAGATGCCCCTAACCCGGGTGCCGGACCCGTTCGGCAGCAATTACAGCTTTGCCGAAACGAACAACCAGAAGCTACGGGCGTTCCTCGACCAGTTCGGATTCGATTACGAATTCATCTCTGCAACCGACGCATACTCATCCGGGCAGTTCGATGACATGCTTCTCCGTATGCTGGAGAAATACGATGATGTCATGGACATCATCCTGCCAACCATTGGCGAAGAACGCCGCCAGACTTACTCCCCTTTCCTGCCAATTTCCCCCACCACAGGCAAAGTCCTGTATGTGCCGATGCTCGAGCGCAATGTCAGTGCCGGGACCGTCGTCTTTGAAGACGAAAACGGTGAAAAAGTAGAAACGAAAGTTACTGGCGGTGCCGTCAAGCTGCAATGGAAAGCAGACTGGGCAGGGCGCTGGTTCGCCCTTGGCGTTGACTATGAAATGGCAGGCGAAGACCTGACGGAATCGGTGAAACTTTCAGGGCGTATTGTGAAAGCGCTGGGCGGGCGCCCTCCGGCCGGCTTCAATTATCAGCTTTTCCTCGATGAAAACGGGCAGAAAATCTCCAAATCAAAAGGCAATGGCCTGACCATTGAAGAATGGTTGCATTATGCCTCCCCGGACAGCCTGTCGCTGTACATGTTTCAGGCCCCTAAAAAAGCAAAAAAACTCTATTTCGATATTATCCCGAAAACGGTCGACGAGTACTGGTCCTTCCTTGAGCGGTATAATCCCGATGAGCCGGCCAAGGCCGTTGATAACCCCGTCTGGCACCTGCATGGCGGCAACCCGCCTCAGATACTGCCGCCGGTCAGCTTTTCGCTGCTGCTGAATATCGTCAACGCATCGGGCACTTCAGATCCGGAAATTCTGCGTGGTTTCGTCGAAAAATACCGGCCCAACGCATCACCGGAAGAAATGGCCGCTCTGGAACCGTTGCTGGGATACGCCGTCAATTACTTCGAGGACTTCGTCAAACCGAAGAAGAAATTCCGCTCCCCGACAGATCAGGAGCGCGCGGCCCTGGAGATGCTGGCGGAGGCACTTGAAAAAGCACCGGAGGGCGCTGACGAAGACCTGTACCAAACGGCTGTTTTTGACGCTGGCAAAGCGCAGAATTATGAAAACATCCGCCAATGGTTCACCGGACTTTATGAGGTGGCCTTCGGCCAGTCAGAGGGGCCACGCATGGGTCCATTTATCAAGATTTTTGGTGCCAGCGAAACAGCACGCATGTTGCGCGCAGCACTGGCACGCTGA
- a CDS encoding PrkA family serine protein kinase codes for MSEGLDIFDLFEDSYQRTKHEAMSLRDYLLAARDDKMLYASPAERMIEAIGEPEMLDTSKDPRLSRIFFNRTIKRYKAFEGFYGMEDTIERIVGYFRHAAQGLEEKRQVLYLLGPVGGGKSSLAERLKDLMEIHPIYVLKAGDEISPVFESPLGLFQSDELKDLLTEKYGIERHRLTGLMSPWAVKRLDEYGGDISKFEVVRMYPSKLRQIAITKTEPGDENNQDISALVGKVDIRKLEHFSQDDTDAYSYSGGLSMANQGLLEFVEMFKAPIKVLHPLLTATQEGNYVGTEALGPIPFQGVILAHSNESEWQVFRNNRNNEAFLDRICVIKVPYCLRPSEEKQIYEKLLTHSELNDSRCAPETLDMLARFSVLTRLKEHENSNTYSKMRVYNGEKLKDSDPKAKSHQEYRDAAGQDEGMDGISTRFAFKVLSETFNFDTDEVSADPVHLMYVLENAIKREQMPEENEKTYLDFIKSELSPRYAEFIGKEIQKAYLESYGEYGQNLFDRYIAYADAWIEDQDFKDPDTGQMMDRAMLDAELSKIEKPAGIANPKDFRNEVVKFALRARAANEGRNPKWTSYEKLRNVIEKRMFTHVEDLLPVISFDSKKDKESEKKHDDFVDRMVERGYTPRQVRRLVEWYMRVNKAG; via the coding sequence ATGAGTGAAGGTCTCGATATTTTCGATCTGTTTGAAGACAGTTATCAACGCACAAAGCACGAGGCGATGTCGCTCAGGGACTATCTGCTTGCGGCACGCGATGACAAGATGCTTTACGCCTCCCCCGCTGAGCGCATGATCGAAGCCATTGGTGAACCGGAGATGCTGGACACCTCCAAAGATCCCCGCTTGTCCCGCATTTTCTTTAATCGCACGATCAAGCGGTACAAGGCCTTTGAGGGTTTTTACGGCATGGAAGACACGATTGAGCGGATCGTGGGCTACTTCCGTCACGCTGCACAAGGCCTCGAGGAAAAGCGCCAGGTACTCTACCTTCTGGGACCAGTTGGTGGCGGTAAGTCATCCCTGGCTGAGCGCCTGAAAGACCTGATGGAAATTCACCCGATATATGTTCTGAAAGCAGGCGATGAAATTTCACCTGTTTTTGAAAGTCCGCTGGGGTTGTTCCAGTCAGACGAACTGAAAGACCTGCTGACTGAAAAATATGGCATTGAACGCCATCGCCTGACTGGTCTGATGAGTCCCTGGGCCGTGAAGCGGCTTGATGAATATGGCGGTGATATTTCAAAATTTGAGGTTGTGCGGATGTACCCGTCCAAACTCCGGCAGATTGCCATCACTAAAACAGAGCCCGGCGATGAGAACAATCAGGATATTTCGGCGCTGGTTGGCAAAGTCGATATTCGCAAGCTTGAACATTTCAGTCAGGACGACACAGACGCCTATTCCTATTCAGGGGGGCTCAGCATGGCCAATCAGGGCCTGCTGGAATTTGTCGAGATGTTCAAGGCGCCGATCAAGGTATTGCATCCCCTGCTGACCGCGACACAGGAAGGCAACTATGTGGGCACGGAAGCCCTTGGCCCGATACCTTTTCAGGGCGTCATCCTTGCGCACTCTAATGAAAGTGAGTGGCAGGTTTTCCGTAATAACCGGAACAACGAAGCGTTTCTGGACCGCATCTGCGTCATAAAAGTGCCTTACTGCCTGCGCCCCAGTGAAGAAAAACAGATCTATGAAAAACTGCTCACGCATTCTGAATTGAACGATTCCAGATGCGCCCCAGAGACACTGGACATGCTGGCCCGTTTCTCTGTGCTGACGAGACTGAAAGAGCACGAAAACTCCAATACTTATTCCAAAATGCGCGTCTATAATGGCGAGAAACTGAAAGACTCAGATCCAAAGGCCAAGTCTCATCAGGAATATCGTGACGCCGCCGGGCAGGATGAAGGCATGGACGGTATCTCAACGCGCTTTGCCTTCAAGGTGCTGTCAGAAACATTCAACTTTGATACGGATGAAGTGTCGGCCGATCCGGTACACCTGATGTATGTTCTGGAAAACGCCATCAAGCGCGAGCAGATGCCGGAAGAGAACGAGAAAACCTATCTTGATTTTATCAAGTCTGAGCTTTCTCCACGCTATGCCGAATTTATCGGAAAAGAAATTCAGAAAGCCTATCTCGAAAGCTATGGTGAATACGGACAGAATCTTTTTGACCGGTATATCGCCTATGCAGATGCCTGGATAGAAGATCAGGATTTCAAGGACCCGGACACGGGCCAGATGATGGATCGTGCCATGCTTGATGCAGAGCTTTCAAAGATTGAAAAGCCGGCAGGCATTGCAAACCCGAAAGATTTCCGTAATGAAGTCGTGAAATTTGCCTTGCGTGCGCGTGCTGCAAATGAAGGCCGCAATCCGAAATGGACTTCCTACGAGAAGCTGCGCAATGTCATAGAGAAACGCATGTTCACTCATGTGGAAGACCTGCTGCCTGTAATTTCCTTTGATTCCAAAAAGGATAAGGAATCCGAAAAGAAACATGATGATTTCGTGGATCGCATGGTCGAGCGCGGCTATACTCCTCGCCAGGTCCGCCGTCTTGTCGAGTGGTATATGCGTGTCAACAAGGCAGGATAA
- a CDS encoding carboxymuconolactone decarboxylase family protein, whose amino-acid sequence MTEFTIHTPETASAEAAAALEDSQKNFGMIPNLHAVMAEAPKVLDAYKYLSKVFTETTLTPVQQNVIWLEINVLNECHYCVPAHTAIAYGAKVPEDVVESLRNKTPIADGKLEALRQFTRKVVEQRGHVADADIQSFLSAGYTKANVLEVVLGAAHKTLSNYVNHIVDTPVDAAFQKFGWKSEG is encoded by the coding sequence ATGACAGAATTTACCATACACACGCCAGAAACAGCCAGTGCAGAAGCGGCAGCTGCCCTCGAAGATTCACAAAAGAATTTTGGTATGATCCCGAACCTACACGCCGTTATGGCAGAAGCACCCAAAGTCCTGGATGCTTATAAGTATCTCAGCAAGGTTTTTACCGAAACCACACTAACGCCAGTTCAGCAGAATGTGATCTGGCTTGAAATCAATGTACTGAATGAGTGTCATTATTGTGTGCCCGCCCACACAGCGATTGCTTATGGCGCTAAAGTACCTGAGGATGTTGTTGAATCCCTGCGCAATAAAACGCCAATTGCGGACGGGAAACTGGAAGCGCTGCGTCAGTTTACCCGCAAGGTTGTAGAACAGCGAGGACATGTTGCAGACGCTGACATTCAGTCATTCCTGTCAGCGGGTTATACGAAGGCAAATGTTCTTGAAGTTGTTCTGGGTGCGGCGCATAAAACGCTCAGCAATTATGTGAATCACATTGTCGATACGCCCGTAGATGCGGCATTCCAGAAATTTGGCTGGAAATCGGAGGGCTGA
- a CDS encoding SpoVR family protein has protein sequence MSAIANSDNLLYKDSDWTFDLLQRALEACEDIALNDLGLNVYRNQIEIITSEQMLDAYSSHGMPLMYRHWSFGKHFARDQNMYQKGFTGLAYEIVINSDPCIAYLMEENSMTMQTLVMAHACFGHNHFFKNNYLFRQWTDAESILTYLDFAKKYIAKCEDEFGTDEVEEILDAAHALMDQGVFRYNRPPKLSESERLEKIQARAEHERETFNDIWRTLPQQSESETESEERQTEVRNIKLPEENLLYFIEKASPALRPWQREIIRIVRNISQYFYPQKQTQVMNEGCATFTHHYIMNELHRRGQITDGAIMEFLHSHSSVVFQPDFDDQRYSGINPYALGFAMMEDIVRICTDPKEEDKDWFPAIAGSGDWRSALKDAWANFRDESFILQYLSPTVMRHFHMFALGDDAAKSYYNVDAIHDERGFRQIRDQLSRMYDLGAREPNIQVTGVDLSGDRTLHIQYASYNGRKLDKKTRDAVMTYVKRLWGYDVKLDEAEA, from the coding sequence ATGAGCGCGATAGCTAATTCGGACAATCTTCTCTACAAGGATTCTGACTGGACGTTCGACCTGCTCCAACGTGCGCTCGAAGCCTGTGAAGATATCGCCCTGAATGATCTGGGATTGAACGTCTATCGCAACCAGATAGAGATTATCACCTCAGAGCAGATGCTGGATGCATATTCCAGCCACGGTATGCCGCTCATGTACCGCCACTGGTCCTTCGGCAAGCATTTTGCTCGCGACCAAAACATGTATCAGAAGGGCTTTACTGGCCTTGCCTACGAAATCGTCATCAATTCCGATCCGTGCATTGCCTATCTCATGGAAGAAAATTCCATGACAATGCAAACGCTGGTGATGGCACATGCGTGTTTTGGGCATAACCACTTCTTCAAGAACAATTACCTTTTCCGTCAATGGACGGACGCTGAATCCATCCTTACCTATCTCGACTTTGCCAAAAAATATATCGCAAAATGTGAAGATGAGTTTGGCACTGATGAAGTCGAGGAAATTCTTGATGCTGCTCATGCGCTTATGGATCAGGGAGTGTTCCGCTATAACCGTCCGCCAAAGCTCTCCGAGTCGGAACGTCTTGAAAAAATTCAAGCCCGGGCAGAGCATGAGCGCGAAACCTTTAATGACATCTGGCGCACCCTGCCGCAGCAAAGCGAAAGCGAAACAGAGTCAGAAGAACGCCAGACGGAAGTTCGCAATATCAAGCTGCCAGAAGAGAACCTGCTCTATTTCATAGAAAAAGCAAGCCCTGCCTTGCGGCCCTGGCAGCGTGAGATTATCCGTATCGTGCGCAATATATCACAATATTTCTATCCGCAAAAACAGACACAAGTCATGAACGAAGGCTGTGCCACATTTACGCATCATTACATCATGAACGAACTGCATCGGCGTGGCCAGATAACAGATGGCGCAATCATGGAGTTCCTGCACTCTCATTCATCCGTCGTGTTCCAGCCAGATTTTGATGACCAGCGATATTCGGGCATTAACCCGTATGCGCTCGGCTTTGCGATGATGGAAGATATTGTCCGTATCTGTACCGACCCCAAAGAAGAGGACAAGGACTGGTTCCCCGCCATTGCAGGCAGCGGCGACTGGCGAAGCGCCTTGAAGGATGCTTGGGCAAACTTCCGGGACGAGAGCTTTATCCTGCAATATCTTTCCCCGACCGTGATGCGCCACTTCCACATGTTCGCACTCGGTGATGATGCCGCCAAATCCTATTATAATGTGGATGCTATTCATGATGAACGCGGGTTCCGACAAATCCGCGATCAACTCTCGCGGATGTACGACCTTGGCGCACGCGAGCCGAATATACAGGTAACCGGTGTGGACCTTTCAGGTGATCGCACCTTGCATATTCAGTATGCATCTTACAATGGACGTAAGCTCGACAAGAAAACACGTGATGCCGTCATGACTTATGTGAAGCGGTTATGGGGATACGACGTAAAACTTGATGAAGCCGAGGCCTGA
- a CDS encoding PstS family phosphate ABC transporter substrate-binding protein: protein MRKFIPNRRPGLIGLMVLCGLLSALAGCSRSVSENVTVSGSSTVLPVISRAAEEYSLQTPGVRVIVNAGGSGVGITQLGEGQTDIGMISRDISQTEQAKFPDADFTTYVIGRDAVVPVVSSEIYETGVTALTIEQIAAIYRGQITNWRDVGGPDTEILVIDKEASRGTRQVFMEAVMGDKNAEAPGAKLVLGSNNEEQTALTQSNAAIGMLSQAWLNRDVKGLAITLSDGSSIEPDLESIRAGKYPIARDLLLVSRSDLSEPSKAFIEYVLSAEGQQLVEDAGYIKVTP from the coding sequence ATGCGAAAATTTATCCCTAACCGCCGACCTGGACTGATCGGCCTTATGGTCTTATGCGGTTTGCTGTCAGCGCTTGCTGGCTGTTCACGCTCTGTCAGTGAGAATGTCACCGTTTCCGGCTCCTCGACCGTGCTGCCGGTGATCTCGCGAGCGGCTGAAGAGTACAGCCTGCAAACCCCTGGCGTTCGCGTCATCGTCAATGCAGGTGGCTCGGGCGTTGGTATCACCCAGTTGGGGGAAGGCCAGACAGACATTGGCATGATCTCCCGTGATATATCACAGACTGAACAGGCAAAGTTTCCCGATGCTGACTTCACAACGTATGTTATCGGACGTGATGCTGTCGTGCCGGTTGTGTCATCCGAGATTTATGAAACAGGCGTTACGGCGCTGACCATCGAGCAGATCGCGGCAATCTACCGTGGGCAGATTACCAACTGGCGCGATGTGGGCGGGCCGGACACGGAGATTCTGGTCATTGACAAGGAAGCCTCGCGCGGCACCCGCCAGGTCTTTATGGAAGCGGTGATGGGCGACAAGAATGCTGAGGCACCCGGGGCGAAACTCGTACTCGGCTCGAACAATGAAGAACAGACCGCACTGACACAAAGCAATGCCGCCATAGGCATGTTGTCTCAAGCCTGGCTGAATAGGGATGTTAAAGGCCTCGCAATCACGCTCAGCGATGGCAGCAGCATCGAGCCTGACCTTGAAAGCATTCGTGCCGGTAAATATCCGATTGCCCGTGACCTGCTTCTGGTCAGCCGTTCTGATCTGTCAGAGCCCTCAAAAGCATTCATTGAATATGTATTGAGTGCGGAAGGCCAGCAGTTGGTCGAAGACGCAGGGTATATCAAGGTTACCCCATGA
- the pstA gene encoding phosphate ABC transporter permease PstA encodes MSNRAVVNAVFINSARSATVLCGFVLAFLIGVIVWNGMNAMNIQFLLSAARNFGASGGILYQIIGSLLLVVMASVLVLPVAIGTALFKSEYISSPTLFRISNTLIYSLNGIPSVTFGIFGLIFFVNVLGTGISWFVGSIILAIMMLPTIVLTTYQSINSIPSAYREAAYALGLTRWQVIWRVLLPQGIHGAITGLLIALARAIGETAPIMFIATAFSGINLPGALNDPVVTLPTHILALAQQATNPDALQNAWGASLVLLTLVFIFSISALFSRMHLKEISRR; translated from the coding sequence TTGTCGAATAGAGCCGTAGTCAATGCCGTTTTTATCAACAGTGCGCGCAGTGCCACCGTACTGTGCGGCTTTGTGCTGGCTTTCCTGATCGGTGTGATCGTCTGGAATGGCATGAATGCCATGAACATTCAGTTCCTCCTGTCAGCGGCTCGCAATTTCGGTGCCTCCGGCGGTATCCTCTATCAGATCATTGGCAGCCTTTTACTGGTCGTCATGGCTTCCGTACTCGTATTGCCGGTCGCCATTGGCACGGCCCTGTTCAAGAGCGAATATATCTCCTCTCCCACCCTTTTCCGCATTTCCAATACTTTGATCTATAGCCTCAACGGCATTCCCTCAGTTACATTTGGTATCTTTGGACTGATATTTTTCGTCAATGTACTGGGCACAGGCATTTCCTGGTTTGTGGGCTCCATTATTCTCGCCATCATGATGCTGCCAACGATTGTGCTGACAACGTATCAGTCGATCAATTCGATCCCGTCAGCTTATCGTGAAGCGGCCTACGCCCTTGGCCTGACACGGTGGCAGGTGATCTGGCGCGTATTGCTGCCTCAGGGTATTCATGGTGCCATCACCGGATTGTTGATTGCGCTTGCCCGCGCCATCGGCGAGACTGCACCGATTATGTTTATCGCTACTGCCTTTTCAGGAATCAATCTGCCGGGTGCCCTCAACGACCCCGTCGTGACCCTGCCAACACATATTCTGGCACTGGCGCAGCAGGCCACTAATCCTGACGCCCTGCAGAATGCCTGGGGTGCCAGTCTGGTGCTGCTGACCCTGGTGTTCATATTCAGTATCTCGGCTCTGTTCAGCCGTATGCACCTGAAAGAGATATCGCGGCGATGA
- the pstC gene encoding phosphate ABC transporter permease subunit PstC, with protein sequence MNLPRLYIAGSAAFAAIMVVLVFLVLIMSSWGAISSEGLSLFTHKWHPAKGEFGVLPMIFGSAAVTLIALTIATPLGLLAAIFTSELLNPAWRAPVKSALEILAGIPSIIYGLIGVAFFSIWIGNLFDLQSGRTILTAGILLAVMILPTIITLCDDALHNVPLKYRESASGLGLYKYEVVRDVLLPIAKTDITGAILLALGRALGETMAVMLVIGSIDRVPDPFFNVLEAGQSITSKLGREIAESSFGSVHFSALIFMSLILVAITVSLTSFTQYYFRREKRLVE encoded by the coding sequence ATGAATCTGCCACGACTTTATATTGCTGGCAGTGCTGCATTCGCAGCAATCATGGTTGTGCTGGTTTTTCTGGTGCTTATTATGAGCAGCTGGGGCGCGATCAGCAGTGAAGGCTTGAGCCTGTTCACTCATAAATGGCATCCAGCCAAGGGGGAATTCGGCGTCTTGCCCATGATATTCGGATCCGCTGCAGTAACGCTCATTGCTCTGACTATTGCAACACCACTTGGACTGCTCGCGGCCATCTTCACATCCGAATTACTGAACCCGGCATGGCGCGCACCCGTGAAGTCAGCGCTGGAAATTCTGGCCGGTATCCCGTCCATCATTTACGGCCTGATTGGTGTTGCGTTTTTTTCTATCTGGATCGGCAATCTGTTTGACCTGCAATCAGGCAGAACCATCCTGACTGCCGGCATACTTCTGGCCGTCATGATCCTGCCAACCATCATCACCTTATGTGATGACGCTCTGCATAATGTACCGCTGAAATATCGCGAAAGCGCCAGCGGCCTTGGCCTCTACAAATATGAAGTTGTGCGCGACGTTCTGCTCCCCATCGCCAAAACAGATATAACCGGCGCCATCCTGCTGGCACTTGGCCGCGCTCTGGGGGAGACCATGGCCGTTATGCTGGTGATCGGCAGCATCGACAGGGTGCCTGATCCGTTCTTCAACGTACTGGAGGCAGGACAATCCATCACCTCGAAACTCGGACGGGAGATCGCCGAATCATCTTTCGGCTCGGTACACTTCAGTGCCCTGATTTTCATGAGCCTGATTCTGGTCGCTATAACAGTGAGCCTGACCAGTTTCACTCAATATTATTTCCGGCGGGAGAAGCGCCTTGTCGAATAG